The sequence below is a genomic window from Deltaproteobacteria bacterium.
TCAGCCGGAGCCCGTCCCGTCCCAGCTTCATTCCTTTCCAGACGAACCGCGGGATATCTTCCATCGAAAGTTCGCCGATCGCCCGGATCGCCTGTTCGTACCCGTACTCCCAGTTCCTCCGGATCGCGTGGTTCAGGTCGGTCTCTTCCAGCAGGCGAAGGCCGTTCCGGCCGAGCCAGCTTCGATATCGTTCGGGCGTCGCCAGGTCCGGAATCGCCCAGTACCTCATGAATGGGTGCAGAACCAATTCCTCCTGCGTCCGGTTCAATCCTTCCCGCCTGCACCAGGCCAGCAGAAGGAACCTCCCCCCCGGATTCACAACCCGCGCGATCTTTTCGACCGCCTTCTCCTTGTCCGGCAGGTAGCACTCCGCGTCGAGGAAGGAGACCGCGTCGAACCGTTCGCCGAGCTCGTCGATCCGCATCACGTCGTGCCGCAGGAACCGCAGGTTCGGCTTCCGGTACCGCCGGGCGTGGGATAGCTGCGAGCGCGAAATGTCGATCCCGAGAACGTCGCCCGCGGTGTTCTCCGCCAGGACGTTCGCGAATCCGCCCCTTCCGCAGGCGAGGTCCGCCGCCTTCCTCGCCTCCCCGATCCGCAGCGCCTCCAGGTACCTGCGGTGGGTATTGGCGAACGCGGCCGCGCGGCTCTCGTTTTCGTCCGTAAAGATCGCGAAATGGAAGAAGTCGTCCCAGTATTCGGCGTACAGGTCGCTCACCGCCGCGAACATCCGCTCCATGCTCTCTTCGTGGTGCTCCCGGAAATACCGGAAGCTCTCCGCGAACTCCCCTCCCGCGCCCATGGCCGTGCCTCCGTCGCCCGTGGCGGGGCGGCGGCCGTATACTCCGCCGTCTCCCCGCAATAAGATGCCCCGGGCGGCGCGCCTGCTCCCTCTTACCGGCCGCCGGATTATGATGGAGGGGCAAAACGGAGGGAGGGACACCGATGGCGAAACCGGTCTGCCCCTGGTGGCTCGGCTGGTTCCTGGCTCACCCGTGGCGCCGCCGGATCCACAACCCCGCCGGAATCCTTCGTCCCTATATCTCCGAGGGGATGACCGTGCTGGAGCCCGGCCCAGGGATGGGGTTTTTCACGATGGAGCTCGCCCGCCTGGCGGGCCCCACGGGGCGGGTCGTTGCGGTCGACGTGCAGCCGCGCATGCTGGAGGGAGTCCGGCGCCGGGCCGAAGGCCGGCTCCTGCTGGCCGAACCGCGCCTCGAAGTGTCGGAGGCCGAATTTATGAAAACCGTGGATGCGGCCGGGAAACACGGCCTGCGCGCGGATCGCCGCCTTTCGGTCCCGTGGTGCCGGGCCGCCCTGCTGGTCAAGGGACCGTGACCCGT
It includes:
- a CDS encoding methyltransferase domain-containing protein → MGAGGEFAESFRYFREHHEESMERMFAAVSDLYAEYWDDFFHFAIFTDENESRAAAFANTHRRYLEALRIGEARKAADLACGRGGFANVLAENTAGDVLGIDISRSQLSHARRYRKPNLRFLRHDVMRIDELGERFDAVSFLDAECYLPDKEKAVEKIARVVNPGGRFLLLAWCRREGLNRTQEELVLHPFMRYWAIPDLATPERYRSWLGRNGLRLLEETDLNHAIRRNWEYGYEQAIRAIGELSMEDIPRFVWKGMKLGRDGLRLIKEQFPAALHIKAGFDSGFLRYVLFLAEKF
- a CDS encoding methyltransferase domain-containing protein, with translation MAKPVCPWWLGWFLAHPWRRRIHNPAGILRPYISEGMTVLEPGPGMGFFTMELARLAGPTGRVVAVDVQPRMLEGVRRRAEGRLLLAEPRLEVSEAEFMKTVDAAGKHGLRADRRLSVPWCRAALLVKGP